A genome region from Paracoccus stylophorae includes the following:
- the tpiA gene encoding triose-phosphate isomerase, which yields MAPRKLAAGNWKMNGDLAALEQVDALCAAHPGPRCEVLICPPALLVHPMVSRIGAGPVAVGGQDCHAEMSGAHTGDISAAQLKDAGATHVIVGHSERRADHGETDADVAAKAAAAHQAGLVAIVCVGETEAQRDAGQTLDVIAAQLAGSVPPGSDAANTVIAYEPVWAIGTGRTPSNDQIAEVHALLRERLGGAVRDGADMRLLYGGSVKPDNAATIFAIANVDGALVGGASLKADDFGAIIAALDAAG from the coding sequence GGCCGCAGGCAACTGGAAGATGAACGGCGATCTGGCCGCGCTGGAACAGGTGGATGCGCTGTGCGCAGCCCATCCAGGCCCACGCTGCGAGGTGCTGATCTGCCCGCCCGCCCTGCTGGTGCATCCGATGGTATCGCGGATCGGTGCCGGTCCGGTCGCCGTGGGCGGGCAGGATTGTCACGCCGAAATGTCGGGCGCGCATACCGGCGACATCTCGGCGGCGCAACTGAAGGATGCCGGAGCAACCCATGTGATCGTCGGCCATTCCGAACGCCGGGCCGATCACGGCGAAACCGATGCCGATGTTGCGGCCAAGGCGGCGGCGGCGCATCAGGCCGGACTGGTCGCGATCGTCTGCGTCGGCGAGACCGAGGCGCAGCGCGACGCGGGCCAGACGCTGGACGTGATCGCCGCGCAGCTGGCCGGGTCGGTGCCGCCGGGATCGGATGCCGCCAACACCGTCATCGCCTACGAGCCGGTCTGGGCCATCGGCACCGGCCGCACCCCCAGCAACGACCAGATCGCCGAGGTTCACGCCCTGCTGCGCGAACGTCTGGGCGGCGCGGTCCGCGACGGCGCGGATATGCGGCTGCTTTATGGCGGCAGCGTCAAGCCCGACAATGCCGCCACCATCTTTGCCATCGCGAATGTCGATGGCGCGCTGGTCGGCGGGGCCAGCCTGAAGGCGGACGATTTCGGCGCCATCATCGCCGCGCTGGATGCCGCCGGCTGA